In Gemmatimonadota bacterium, the following are encoded in one genomic region:
- a CDS encoding NAD(P)/FAD-dependent oxidoreductase, with protein MSAASYDAIVVGGGHNGLVAAAYLARAGKSVLVLEKRHVLGGAAVTEEVNPGFKYSVLSYVVSLLRPEIIRDLELPKHGLRILPLESTFTPLPNDDYLVRWGDHDHTRREIYRHSPRDADAYDDFGKLMYQLAVAVKPILATIPPDPTSLSPGDLMGFLKLGRHFRGLGHEQFHALHKLMTMSSADYLDEWFETEALKATMASSGIIGTFLGPRSPGTAYVLLHHYMGEIDGAMRAWGFAKGGTGTVSESIASAARSHGAEILTEAGVAHVTVKGGRATGVVLDDGREYSAPVVVSALDPKRTFLGLVDAKHLPADFVGDIERFKIRGSSGKVNLSLGELPNFTSKPGVGPLHKGAISISPSIDYLERAYDEAKYGDFSSRPYMDIIIPSMIDAGMAPPGKHVMSIFVQYAPSDLRGGWDETKREAFGDAVIDTLARYAPNLPGAILHRQVMTPWDIDREMGLTSGNIFHGELSLHQLFCLRPTAGYADFTTPLRNYYQAGSGTHPGGGVTGASGRLAALKILRDRPR; from the coding sequence GTGAGCGCGGCCTCGTACGACGCGATCGTCGTCGGCGGCGGACACAACGGGCTGGTCGCCGCGGCCTACCTCGCGCGCGCCGGCAAGTCGGTCCTGGTCCTGGAGAAGAGGCACGTGCTCGGCGGCGCCGCGGTCACCGAGGAGGTCAATCCGGGCTTCAAGTACTCGGTGCTCTCCTACGTGGTGAGCCTGCTGCGGCCCGAGATCATCCGCGACCTGGAGCTGCCCAAGCACGGACTCCGGATCCTGCCGCTGGAGAGCACGTTCACGCCGCTCCCGAACGACGACTACCTGGTGCGCTGGGGCGATCACGATCACACCCGGCGGGAGATCTACAGGCACTCGCCGCGGGACGCCGACGCGTACGACGACTTCGGCAAGCTGATGTATCAGCTCGCGGTGGCCGTCAAGCCGATCCTGGCCACGATCCCTCCCGATCCCACCTCGCTGAGCCCCGGGGACCTGATGGGCTTCCTCAAGCTCGGCAGGCACTTCCGTGGACTCGGCCACGAGCAGTTCCACGCGCTGCACAAGCTCATGACCATGAGCTCGGCCGACTACCTGGACGAGTGGTTCGAGACCGAGGCTCTCAAGGCGACGATGGCGTCGAGCGGCATCATCGGCACGTTCCTCGGCCCGCGTTCCCCCGGCACCGCATACGTGCTGCTCCACCACTACATGGGCGAGATCGACGGGGCCATGCGCGCCTGGGGGTTCGCCAAGGGCGGCACGGGCACCGTCAGCGAGTCGATCGCGAGCGCGGCGCGCTCGCACGGCGCCGAGATCCTGACCGAGGCCGGCGTCGCTCACGTCACGGTGAAGGGCGGCAGGGCCACGGGCGTCGTGCTCGACGACGGCAGGGAGTACTCGGCCCCGGTCGTGGTCTCCGCGCTCGATCCCAAGCGCACGTTCCTCGGCCTGGTCGACGCCAAGCACCTGCCCGCCGACTTCGTGGGCGACATCGAGCGCTTCAAGATCCGCGGCTCGTCGGGCAAGGTGAACCTGTCGCTCGGCGAGCTGCCGAACTTCACGAGCAAGCCCGGGGTGGGCCCGCTGCACAAGGGCGCGATCTCCATCAGCCCCAGCATCGACTACCTGGAGCGGGCGTACGACGAGGCGAAGTACGGTGACTTCTCCAGTCGTCCGTACATGGACATCATCATCCCGTCGATGATCGACGCGGGCATGGCGCCTCCCGGCAAGCACGTCATGTCGATCTTCGTGCAGTACGCGCCGTCGGATCTGCGCGGCGGCTGGGACGAGACGAAGCGGGAGGCGTTCGGCGACGCCGTGATCGACACGCTCGCCCGGTACGCGCCGAACCTTCCGGGCGCAATCCTGCACCGTCAGGTGATGACGCCCTGGGACATCGACCGGGAGATGGGCCTCACCAGCGGCAACATCTTCCACGGCGAGCTCTCCCTGCACCAGCTCTTCTGCCTGCGGCCCACGGCCGGATACGCCGACTTCACGACGCCGCTGCGCAACTACTACCAGGCCGGCTCGGGGACCCACCCCGGGGGCGGCGTCACGGGCGCGTCCGGGCGGCTGGCCGCGCTCAAGATCCTCCGGGACAGGCCCCGATGA
- a CDS encoding RNA polymerase sigma factor: MTPTELEAQLERLHGDSYGWALNCCGWDRSEAEDVLQTAYLRVVSGQARFGGRSAFKTWLFGVIRRTALESYRRARSHRQSALRLVRDDVQTPPEDVEARLERAESSRRLVAALGEVSEKQREVLHLVFYQDLSIAEAAQVMGVSLGSARTHYARGKDRLRALLTEDETGGRPATGS, encoded by the coding sequence ATGACACCGACCGAGCTGGAAGCCCAGCTGGAGCGGCTGCATGGAGATAGCTACGGTTGGGCGCTCAACTGCTGCGGCTGGGACCGATCTGAAGCGGAGGACGTGCTCCAGACGGCCTACCTGCGGGTGGTCTCGGGGCAGGCTCGCTTTGGCGGGCGCTCCGCGTTCAAGACCTGGTTGTTCGGCGTCATTCGCCGAACCGCGCTGGAGTCGTACCGGCGGGCGAGGTCGCACCGCCAGAGCGCTCTGCGCCTCGTACGAGATGACGTCCAGACCCCTCCGGAGGATGTGGAGGCGAGGCTGGAGCGGGCAGAGTCGAGCCGCAGGCTTGTGGCCGCTCTGGGGGAAGTTTCAGAGAAGCAGCGAGAGGTGCTGCACCTGGTGTTCTACCAGGACCTCTCCATTGCCGAGGCGGCGCAGGTTATGGGGGTTTCACTGGGATCTGCGCGTACCCACTACGCGAGGGGCAAAGACAGGCTGCGTGCCCTTCTGACGGAGGACGAGACGGGTGGACGACCAGCGACCGGATCGTGA
- a CDS encoding NAD(P)/FAD-dependent oxidoreductase, producing the protein MSGSYDTIVIGAGHNGLVAAAYLARAGRSVLVLERREVVGGAAATEEVFPGFRVDTGAHRVGGLSARVVDDLDLARHGLELLDADPTVFVPVLEGTPLTLWRDARRTSEAIRPISPADADAWVPFTELIGKAAGFLQAAWTTTPPDVTGGDIGDLVASARLGLKLRRLGKKDMVEVMRVLPMSVYELLGDWFESDVVKGALAASAVAGLCQGPMGAGTVYTLLHHHVGAQPGVIRPMRRVRGGIGRLSEALVAACTEAGAEVRTGAAVERIVVEGGRAVGALVDRAEIRAARIVSSLDPRRTFFDLMEPSEMGTEFARKVSNIRYRGVCAKAHFALGGLPNFTCLPGEGPHLNGVISIGPSLEYVERAFDAAKYGRVSARPCLEVSIPSLADPTVAPAGKHLMSVVLQYAPYHLREGAWDDTARARLGDLALATLEEYAPGLSSLVEARHVMTPLDMERTFGLSEGNVNHGEMTLDQLLFMRPVPGASRYRAPIAGLYLCGAGTHPGGGVTGVPGFNAAREILKG; encoded by the coding sequence ATGAGCGGCTCCTACGACACGATCGTGATAGGCGCGGGGCACAACGGACTCGTAGCCGCCGCCTACCTGGCACGCGCGGGCAGGAGCGTGCTGGTGTTGGAGCGCCGAGAGGTGGTGGGAGGGGCCGCCGCGACCGAAGAGGTGTTCCCGGGCTTTCGGGTCGACACCGGGGCGCACCGGGTCGGCGGGTTGAGCGCACGTGTGGTCGACGACCTGGACTTGGCTCGCCACGGACTCGAGCTGCTCGACGCCGACCCGACGGTCTTCGTTCCGGTCTTGGAGGGCACTCCGCTCACGCTCTGGCGCGACGCGCGCAGGACCTCCGAGGCGATCCGGCCGATCTCCCCCGCGGACGCCGACGCGTGGGTCCCTTTCACCGAGTTGATCGGCAAGGCCGCCGGCTTCCTCCAGGCTGCCTGGACCACCACGCCCCCCGACGTGACCGGTGGCGACATCGGCGACCTCGTCGCCTCCGCCAGGCTCGGGCTGAAGCTGCGCCGGCTCGGCAAGAAGGACATGGTCGAGGTCATGCGCGTTCTGCCGATGTCGGTCTACGAACTGCTGGGGGACTGGTTCGAGAGCGACGTGGTGAAGGGCGCCCTGGCCGCGTCCGCCGTGGCTGGGCTGTGCCAGGGGCCGATGGGGGCGGGGACCGTCTATACGCTGCTGCACCACCACGTTGGCGCCCAGCCAGGGGTCATCCGTCCGATGAGGCGCGTGCGCGGCGGCATCGGGCGGCTGAGCGAGGCGCTGGTGGCGGCGTGCACCGAGGCCGGGGCCGAGGTGCGGACCGGCGCGGCGGTCGAGCGCATCGTCGTGGAGGGCGGCCGAGCGGTGGGCGCGCTCGTCGACCGCGCGGAGATCCGCGCCGCGCGAATCGTCTCGAGCCTCGATCCGCGGCGCACGTTCTTCGACCTCATGGAGCCCAGCGAAATGGGGACGGAGTTCGCGCGCAAGGTGAGCAACATTCGTTACCGAGGGGTGTGCGCGAAGGCGCACTTCGCGCTGGGCGGGCTGCCGAACTTCACTTGCCTGCCCGGAGAAGGGCCGCACCTGAACGGCGTGATCTCCATCGGCCCGAGCCTGGAATACGTGGAGCGCGCGTTCGACGCCGCGAAGTACGGCCGCGTTTCGGCTCGGCCGTGCCTGGAGGTCTCGATTCCGTCGCTCGCCGATCCCACGGTCGCGCCGGCGGGCAAGCACCTCATGTCCGTCGTCCTCCAGTACGCCCCCTACCACCTGCGTGAAGGCGCGTGGGACGACACGGCGCGCGCGCGGCTGGGCGACCTCGCCCTGGCAACCCTCGAGGAGTACGCACCCGGCCTGAGCTCGCTGGTTGAGGCGCGGCACGTCATGACGCCGCTGGACATGGAGCGAACCTTCGGGTTGTCCGAGGGGAATGTCAATCACGGCGAAATGACGCTGGACCAACTGCTCTTCATGCGCCCCGTGCCCGGCGCGTCCCGGTACCGCGCGCCGATCGCGGGCCTGTACCTGTGCGGTGCGGGCACGCACCCGGGCGGTGGGGTGACGGGGGTTCCCGGCTTCAACGCGGCGCGGGAGATACTCAAGGGATGA
- a CDS encoding aminomethyltransferase family protein — translation MLRITPFHARTARLSQAQNWRRWSGYLAASSYELRHDREYWAIRNSAALIDVSPLFKYGIEGPDAERLLDRVVTRDVTRCKPHQVLYTPWCDDAGKVMDDGTLARLGDDSFRLTSAEPNLRWLQDNALGMDVSIRDTSDDLAALALQGPNARRILHDAAGGVADDLRYFRLTKGEIGGVPVEITRTGYTGDLGYEIWAEPARAEALWDGLMETGDRHRILPAGMLALDLARVEAGLVLIGVDYVPAHRALIEDQKSSPFELGLGWTVDLGKDSFLGRDALIAEKQRGPEWQFRGLEVSWDSLEALYGEVGLPPQLPAQGWRSSVPVYSGTTQVGYATSGCWSPLLKKSIALAHLQSGHAGIGTDLRIEVTVEHHRQRAAARVVETPFFDPERKRSTPAMPG, via the coding sequence ATGCTGAGGATCACCCCCTTCCACGCGCGCACCGCGCGCCTCAGTCAGGCGCAGAATTGGCGCCGCTGGTCGGGCTATCTCGCGGCGAGCTCCTACGAGCTCCGCCACGACCGCGAGTACTGGGCGATCCGCAACTCGGCCGCCCTGATCGACGTCTCTCCCCTGTTCAAGTACGGGATCGAGGGACCGGACGCGGAGCGACTCCTGGACCGCGTCGTGACCCGCGATGTCACCAGGTGCAAGCCGCATCAGGTCCTCTACACGCCGTGGTGCGACGACGCCGGCAAGGTGATGGACGACGGCACGCTGGCACGCCTCGGGGACGACTCGTTCCGGCTCACCTCGGCCGAGCCGAACCTGCGCTGGCTTCAGGACAACGCGCTCGGCATGGACGTGTCCATTCGGGACACCTCCGACGACCTGGCCGCGCTGGCGCTCCAGGGGCCCAACGCCCGCCGGATCCTGCACGACGCGGCCGGCGGGGTCGCCGACGACCTGCGCTACTTCCGGCTCACGAAGGGCGAGATCGGGGGCGTGCCGGTCGAGATAACGCGCACCGGCTACACCGGCGACCTCGGCTATGAGATCTGGGCGGAGCCCGCGCGTGCGGAGGCGCTCTGGGATGGTCTGATGGAGACCGGGGACCGACATCGTATCCTGCCCGCGGGCATGCTCGCGCTCGACCTCGCCAGGGTGGAGGCGGGCCTGGTGCTGATCGGCGTGGACTACGTGCCCGCGCACCGGGCACTCATCGAGGACCAGAAATCCTCGCCGTTCGAGTTGGGGCTGGGCTGGACGGTCGATCTCGGCAAGGACTCGTTCCTGGGGCGCGACGCTCTGATCGCCGAGAAACAGCGCGGGCCCGAGTGGCAATTCCGCGGTCTCGAAGTGAGCTGGGATTCTCTCGAGGCGCTGTACGGCGAGGTCGGGCTGCCGCCTCAACTCCCCGCGCAGGGCTGGCGTTCGAGCGTACCCGTATACAGCGGCACGACGCAGGTCGGCTACGCCACGAGCGGGTGCTGGTCTCCGCTGCTCAAGAAGTCCATCGCGCTCGCGCACCTCCAGTCCGGACACGCCGGGATCGGGACCGACCTGCGCATCGAAGTCACCGTCGAGCACCATCGCCAGAGGGCCGCGGCGCGGGTGGTCGAGACGCCCTTCTTCGATCCGGAGCGAAAGCGCAGCACGCCGGCGATGCCCGGGTGA
- a CDS encoding periplasmic heavy metal sensor — translation MRISAMKRLRGLLFVVGVGLAPAPALGQEAEDPNPLESVLYAPELIMQHRRAIDLNDEQRDAISRMIQELQGRVMSLQWQLLDEIETLKETLGEDRIDQDRALDQMERLLDTEKEIKQANLELLIRIKNVLTPAQQRTLDGLRAPAGGDQP, via the coding sequence ATGAGGATTTCGGCTATGAAAAGGCTGCGCGGACTACTGTTCGTCGTTGGTGTCGGGTTGGCTCCAGCACCTGCCCTGGGGCAGGAGGCGGAAGATCCGAATCCGCTGGAATCGGTCCTGTACGCGCCCGAGCTGATCATGCAGCATCGGCGCGCCATCGACCTGAACGACGAACAACGGGACGCCATCAGCCGCATGATCCAGGAGTTGCAGGGGCGGGTGATGAGTCTGCAGTGGCAGCTCCTCGACGAGATCGAGACGCTCAAGGAGACGCTCGGAGAGGACCGCATCGACCAGGATCGCGCTCTGGATCAGATGGAGCGCTTGCTGGACACGGAGAAGGAGATCAAGCAGGCGAACCTGGAGTTGCTCATCAGGATCAAGAACGTCTTGACGCCGGCCCAGCAACGGACGCTGGACGGGCTCAGGGCACCGGCTGGCGGCGACCAGCCCTGA
- a CDS encoding aromatic ring-hydroxylating dioxygenase subunit alpha: protein MSTRTAHDAKTLAGRYYTGEDVYEAETRNVFFLRWIYVGRTSELAGPGSYFLREVESESVIVLRDGAGELRAHHNVCRHRGTRLLTEPEGQLSKSIQCPYHAWTYGLDGALVGAPFMDEVESFCREDYPLKPVAVATWEGCVFVNLARDPAPFERAFAPLIGKFGSWTMDELEIAHSITYEIPANWKLIFQNYSECYHCPSLHPALNRLTPFRNASNDLEEGPFLGGPMRMAIEGGSMTMSGRTCAPSLGDLSGEALNQVQYYTIYPSMLLSLHPDYVLIHRIERLATDRTRVVCDWLFHPDAMAAPDFDPSGAVEFWNMTNQQDWDVSALSQQGISSRAYTPGPYSELESVIAAWDREYLRSISEG from the coding sequence ATGTCTACCCGCACAGCCCATGACGCGAAGACCCTCGCCGGCAGGTACTACACGGGCGAGGACGTCTACGAGGCCGAGACCAGGAACGTCTTTTTCCTGCGCTGGATCTACGTGGGGCGGACGAGCGAGCTCGCTGGCCCCGGCAGCTACTTCCTGCGCGAGGTCGAGTCGGAGAGCGTAATCGTGCTGCGGGATGGCGCGGGTGAGCTGCGCGCGCATCACAACGTGTGTCGGCACAGGGGGACGCGCCTGCTCACCGAGCCCGAAGGCCAGCTCTCGAAGTCCATCCAGTGCCCCTACCACGCCTGGACCTACGGGCTCGACGGAGCGCTCGTCGGCGCGCCGTTCATGGACGAGGTCGAGTCGTTCTGCCGGGAGGACTACCCGCTCAAGCCCGTGGCGGTGGCGACCTGGGAGGGCTGCGTCTTCGTCAACCTGGCGCGGGACCCCGCGCCCTTCGAGCGGGCCTTCGCGCCTTTGATCGGCAAGTTCGGCTCGTGGACGATGGACGAGTTGGAGATCGCGCACAGCATCACCTACGAGATCCCCGCCAACTGGAAGCTGATCTTCCAGAACTACTCGGAGTGCTACCACTGTCCGAGCCTCCACCCGGCGCTGAACCGGCTCACCCCTTTCAGGAACGCCTCGAATGACCTGGAGGAAGGGCCGTTCTTAGGCGGCCCCATGCGGATGGCGATCGAGGGCGGCAGCATGACCATGAGCGGACGAACGTGCGCGCCCTCCCTCGGGGACCTGAGCGGCGAGGCGCTCAACCAGGTCCAGTACTACACGATCTACCCGAGCATGCTGCTGAGCCTGCACCCCGACTACGTGCTGATCCACCGGATAGAGCGGCTGGCCACGGACCGGACGCGGGTGGTCTGCGACTGGCTCTTCCACCCCGACGCGATGGCGGCGCCGGACTTCGACCCGAGCGGCGCGGTGGAGTTCTGGAACATGACCAACCAGCAGGACTGGGACGTCAGCGCCCTGTCGCAGCAGGGCATCTCCTCACGCGCCTACACGCCGGGCCCCTATTCGGAGCTGGAAAGCGTGATCGCCGCGTGGGACCGGGAGTACCTTCGCTCGATAAGCGAGGGGTAG
- a CDS encoding amidohydrolase family protein, which translates to MRAAIALLLLAACADASPAPDLALVGVDVIDVETASVAHDMTVLIGGDRILRVERAGESGFSETTRVLDGAGLYVIPGLWDMHTHALWRPDVADAFLPLFVAHGITGIRDMGGTMEELHRLRTAEASPDPFRPRVVASGPVLDGPQPIDPSISLAVETPEEAARAVDELAAAGADFVKVYTMLPREAYFAVLEAAAARGLPVAGHVPGEVTPIEAAQAGQVSIEHLRDEIDPPLCEPAEPGDCDPVIGAFGAAGTYQTPTLVVLRAKSVRGYVEDADAPPDLALLPDVVTREWEALAGMQRERPADYFAWRGGVFRDEVRLVGRLHDAGVPLLAGSDTGNPFIVPGASLHDELAWLVEAGLTPAAALATATTVPARFLGAADSLGAVRAGYAADLVLLEASPLEHISATRRVRAVVRAGELLTREDLDAAIEALRANAERPGDEEGGAP; encoded by the coding sequence ATGAGGGCGGCGATCGCGTTGCTCCTGCTGGCCGCGTGCGCCGACGCGAGCCCGGCCCCGGATCTGGCTCTGGTAGGCGTCGACGTGATCGACGTGGAGACGGCCTCGGTCGCGCACGACATGACCGTCCTGATCGGCGGTGACCGAATCCTCCGCGTCGAGCGCGCCGGGGAAAGCGGCTTCTCGGAGACCACGCGGGTCCTGGACGGCGCGGGCCTCTACGTGATCCCGGGCCTCTGGGACATGCACACTCACGCCCTGTGGCGACCGGACGTGGCCGACGCCTTCCTGCCGCTCTTTGTGGCGCACGGGATCACCGGCATCCGCGACATGGGCGGTACCATGGAAGAGCTGCACAGGCTGCGCACGGCCGAGGCATCGCCCGACCCGTTCCGGCCTCGGGTCGTCGCCTCCGGCCCGGTGCTCGACGGCCCGCAGCCGATCGACCCCTCGATCTCCCTGGCCGTAGAAACGCCCGAAGAAGCGGCCCGGGCGGTCGATGAGTTGGCCGCGGCGGGCGCGGATTTCGTGAAGGTCTACACGATGCTCCCGCGCGAGGCCTATTTCGCGGTGCTCGAGGCCGCGGCCGCGCGCGGCCTGCCGGTCGCCGGCCACGTGCCCGGCGAAGTGACACCGATTGAGGCCGCCCAGGCGGGACAGGTCAGCATCGAGCACCTGCGCGACGAGATCGACCCACCGCTGTGCGAACCGGCCGAGCCGGGCGACTGCGATCCCGTCATCGGCGCGTTCGGTGCCGCCGGCACTTACCAGACCCCGACCCTGGTCGTGCTCAGAGCCAAATCGGTCCGGGGATACGTCGAGGACGCGGACGCGCCCCCCGACCTCGCGTTGCTGCCTGATGTGGTGACTCGCGAGTGGGAGGCGCTGGCCGGCATGCAGCGCGAGCGGCCGGCGGACTACTTCGCGTGGAGGGGCGGGGTCTTCCGCGACGAGGTCCGGCTGGTCGGCCGACTGCACGACGCCGGCGTCCCGCTGCTCGCCGGGTCCGACACCGGCAATCCCTTCATCGTCCCGGGAGCGAGTCTGCACGACGAACTCGCGTGGCTTGTGGAAGCGGGCCTGACGCCGGCCGCGGCGCTCGCGACGGCTACCACCGTGCCGGCGCGGTTCCTGGGCGCTGCCGATTCGCTCGGAGCAGTGCGCGCGGGTTACGCAGCGGATCTGGTGCTGCTGGAGGCGAGCCCGCTGGAGCACATCTCCGCGACCCGACGCGTGCGCGCCGTGGTGCGGGCCGGAGAGCTACTGACGAGGGAAGACCTGGACGCGGCCATCGAGGCTCTTCGGGCGAACGCAGAGCGGCCCGGCGATGAGGAAGGCGGGGCGCCATGA
- a CDS encoding outer membrane beta-barrel protein, protein MSKCDRLPALLVAALMLAAGPLAAQQSTTRGFSLGVQLQGASLSVEDGDADNGGGLGLKLGYGINRIVTLYVALDGAQVTAENAPNLTGEWSMAHVDFGARFHFANSLRRWVPYLEAAIGSRVVGVDEAQVDGQDVPDTNFNGAAFTVGGGLSVYVKQSFALDAGLRVSGGEFTEVEVGQVSVGGLNIDATSTRLGVGVVWWP, encoded by the coding sequence ATGTCGAAATGCGATCGCCTTCCGGCGCTGCTCGTCGCCGCGTTGATGCTAGCGGCGGGTCCGCTCGCGGCCCAGCAATCCACGACCCGCGGCTTCAGTCTGGGGGTCCAGCTCCAGGGCGCATCGCTATCCGTGGAAGACGGGGATGCCGACAACGGTGGCGGCCTGGGCCTCAAGCTCGGATACGGGATCAATCGTATCGTGACCCTGTACGTTGCCCTCGACGGGGCGCAGGTCACGGCAGAGAACGCGCCGAACCTGACGGGCGAGTGGTCTATGGCCCACGTCGACTTTGGAGCCCGCTTCCATTTCGCGAACTCCCTCCGACGCTGGGTGCCCTACCTCGAAGCCGCGATCGGCTCACGGGTGGTGGGCGTGGACGAAGCCCAGGTGGATGGACAGGATGTCCCGGACACCAACTTCAACGGCGCCGCGTTCACCGTGGGCGGCGGTCTGTCCGTGTACGTCAAGCAGTCGTTCGCGCTGGACGCCGGTCTCCGGGTCAGCGGCGGCGAATTCACCGAAGTCGAGGTCGGACAGGTTTCGGTCGGGGGTCTCAACATCGACGCCACGTCGACCCGGCTGGGGGTCGGCGTGGTCTGGTGGCCCTAG